The genomic stretch ACTCCGCGTGGGCTGCGTTGCCGGTGGGAATCGCTTGAGGAATCCTTTTTAGCGCAATACGAGCCAGATAGGTACCGAAAAGGTCAGATTCAAGGAGCGATTCTTCGATCGCATTGTCATCTGGCCAAGAGCCTCCCGTGATGGCATTTGCTGCGGTCTCCAACTCGTTTTCCGTCTTGCCGGACGCGCTTGCAAGGCGACCCAGCCAATTCTTTTGCTTGGCATATAGAACCGCATCTTTGGCGAGCGGTGCTTCGAACTGAAAGAAACTGCGTCCTGGCCCGCCACCAATTTGTTTTCGATGCTTTAAGAATGCCCCCTCGTGCCAAGCAACATGGAGCAGGAACTTCTTCTTATTCAGCGAAACAGAACTCGTGTTTCCACTATCTAGATCCGATACCACCTTGTCGATGATTTTCCACATGGCGGCAACACGGTTCTCTGGACTTTCGGATGTATCCACATTTTCGTCCGCAGCTTCTAGTGGAATAGCGTAGAACGTAAAAATTAATGTACTGACCGCAAAACAACGGAACATTTTAAGATCCAATCATGAGTACTTGATTAAAGGAAGCGATACGAGGCGACCAAGATGAGGACTTCTCGCGTGGCACATCTCGGGACACTTTAACGAGAAACAGGAATCTCAAACGGGTATACATTATTTGCTTCCTCCCATTCTTCGATCTTATTATCTGGATCAAGAATCAAGTCAGCCGAAAACTGGTCTGGTTTCACTTTCACGAGCGATTCGATGTGATAGTCGACTTGGCAGCAAGGGGCCACGGATTGAGACGTTTCGACCACGACATCAGGAAATCCCTTGGCGGTCAATATCTTGGTACCCTTCTTGAGCATCGCACTACCGCCACCATAGTTCTTGATCGTCACGGTGAGATCTAGCTTCATTCCTTCACTCACTATGTGACAATGCGTTTGAACATCGCTCACCTTGAGATCAGGCAAGCACAGTAGATGGTTCAATTCTCGATCCTTGTGAGCCTTTCTCAATTCAATGACCGTGTTGAGAAGTTTCCTAAACGGATCATTCGAAGGCAGCGTAATCCCTTGAAGTTGCGAGAGGGGGGCTCGGCATAGGTCAACACAAGACGACTTCCAACCTGCTGCACGATATTGAGGAATAAGCAACGTCTGTTTCGGGTCACCTGGCCCCAATGTTGTGGTAAAATCAACTGCTTGCCAACCGGATTCCTTTGGTATGCGTACGTTAATTCGTGTCGCTGCCCGCGAGTATTCTTCAGCAAAATTCGCTTCAAATTCGACGGTTCGATTTCGAGGAAGAAAGTACAGCTTTTCTTTGACCAAACATCTTATTTCGCTAACGGTGACCTCATTCACCCCAATACGCCGCAAACACACTCTTTCCTCCTTGATGCCTGGGTAATTTAGAATTTGAGGTTCGCCAGGACCGGAGTCCTTCATCGAAATCTCGGAAACGGGCTGGCCGTCTTCCACCACGGCGATCGAACCGCCAGGAAGGTAGTTTTCACTCACAAGTTTTATTTGACGGTAAGGGTGGGTGTCATCTTTTGCCACGTCGTATAGCAGTTGTGGGGTAATCTCCACTTTCAAGGGCTTGCGAGATTGAAGCACGAGTCTTGCTTTCTGACGTGCAAGATCGACCTTTCCGATTTCAATCTCCGTGCCAAGTTGAAAGCCAGATCGTTGGCCGCGAGTTCCGCTTGAAAGTTCAACTTCGACATCCTTCCAATCCGTACCAGACGTATTTTCGAAGAGGTAGAAGCCCCTCAATGCAGTATCAAATCGGCGTCCTTGCGAGGCACGATCGGGAAATAGATGAAGCTGATACCCGGCTTGCCAGTGACGGGCCGACTGAGCATAGCGGATGCGAACAGGCGTGGTTGCGACCGCTTGTCCTGGTGACGATTTCGTATCATCCGGCTGGTCGCGCACCAAGATTCGTATCGCTCGCTTCTGAGGTGGAACGGCGGTGCCGGCCAGATTCCCTTTCGAGTGCAGGACGCTGCTATCGATCGTTGCCTCGAAACGCCAGTCGGCATCGTGTTCCGGAAGTTCATTAATCGCATGGGGCTCAACGGTCAGCGTTTTGAGGATTTGGTTGATATCACCAGTACCAACGGGCAGGTAGAATTCGGAAGTTGCTTGTCCATCGTGTTCGATCAGCGCTAGGTCTTCTTGGTAGAGTTGAGCTTTGACAACGGGCGGAGCAAGCCGAGTTTGAATGGTGTAAACAAAAGTTTCTACCGAAGGGGCATCATAAACCCGTTCACCTCCGAGTCGAGGGTTGGCCTCTAAGAGGAAGATGTCTCGATCAACAAAATCCCAGGTCTCCCCCGATTGGCTCTGGATACGTACTCGAATACGACTTGCTTTTAGTGGCTGAAGGCCAGTCCCATAGTCATCGACTGAAATGCCTTGGTCGACCACAACTCGTTTCTGTGAATTGGCAGCCACATGGATCGTCAAGAACGAGCTTGCCCCAGGTGGCGAGGGTTGCCACTGCCATACAAAGTCCTGATCGCGTATTTGGCGCTGATGTGTTTTTAGCTCTACGATGACATCCGAATCGGTAGTGTTGTCGAAAACAATTTGCTTGGCATAGAACGCCTGATTCCCTTCGATCTGGCTTTGCGGAAAGCTCCGCACTATGGCCAATTGCACGGCATGCGAAACAATCACATTCATGTCCAGCCCAGCAGGGGCATCCGGTTTTTCGCCGAAAACCTGCTTAAGAAGCCGTTCTGCTTTCTCTGGGCCATCATCTTCACTCAGTTCTTCTGGCGGGAGACTGAAATCAATTTCGACAACTGAGTGCGTTCCTGGAGAGTCATCGTCGCGATCTCCTTCAGGTAGCTTTGCGTTCGCTTTGATCCAATCTTTCTGCTTATCGTTGAGCTTCGTTACGTCTTGAAGTTCAATCCCCACCGAGTATAGATCGCCGTGTTGCAAGGCGGGACGAAATCGCAATTGCACCGGGACGATGTTGGAAGCGTAATTTTTTGTTGGCTCTCCATCGGAATTTCGTACAATTTCAATACCAGCAATTCGGACCAGGAAGACGACGTCGACCTGCTTGTCTTCCAATATGTCCACGTAGCAATCGCCGAACGATATATGTATTTGGCGAAGTACGTCGCCTTCCTCTCGGCTTCGGAATATTGCGAAACGATTGACCAACTGTTCAAAGCGTTGGAACGTCTCTTCAGGGGTTGAAGGCTCGAATGGATCTGAAATATCCGGCAGAAATAGTGGAAATTCATCAAGAACCTGAAAGGCGCGATCAACTTCATCGGGATCGACTTCTTCCGCTTCCATGCCCTGCATAACTAAGCTGACTGAAGTTCCATATTCACCACCCAATAAATTCTCGGTGGCCTCGGCTTTCTTTGCCAATTCCCCTGGAAGACCTGCCTTGAAGATTTCGGCGACCTTGTCCAGATTGTTAAGCTCCTGTTGGCTTTCAAGTTCTCTCAGTTGATTGTAAATCCATGCGGGACGAAACTCTTCCGAGTTGTCATCATCCTGGAGCATTACAAACTGGATGTCCCTCACTCGTGTATTTGAACCGAAACCACCACGAAAAGTTTGGGATATAAAGCCGCCTACCTTGTCCCGTAACCCGGCTACGGCTCCACCTGCGGATTGACTCGCTTGAGAAAGAAATCCGCCTGCGTTCTTGAACCCATCGGAGACCTTACCTAGCGTATTATCGATTCGAGGGTCGCCGGTACTGATCTTGTCGACTCCGTACTTTTTGGCCTCTTTAGAAAGTGTTTCCGCCCAATGGCGCTCCCATCGCGCAAGTAGCTTTCGCTTGTCATTCTCCCATTCCGCTGCAGCGACGGACAGTCGATTGGTCATATCGCCCAGTTGTTTCCGCAATCGCTGCTCGATATCGGATAGTGAAAGTTCAGAGATCGCCGAATCAGTTATTTCAAAGTTTATGTTTATTCCCAGGGCACTTGCCGAAATTCTATGATTGAAGCCCTTGGGATAGACGCCACCTTCAATACTTCCATCGACAGAAATCGCGACCCGAGCCGTCGGCTTATAAATCTTTAAGTCAACCTCGACCCAAATCGTTACCTCAAGATGAAAGTCCTTCCAGTTTGGAGAGATCGCCGCGGAAAGCGCTGCCTCGCCGCGAATTCCGTCAAGCGCGATCGACTCCCGACCCTTGAAAGTGCTAGGCTGGCTTCCATCAAAGCTGATATACATTTCGAATTGCATACTGATGACTTGAAGCAGCTTGGATGCCCCTTCCGCCGAAAAGCCCTGTGAATCGAGCCGAAATTGAAAGTCCCCTTGAAAGAGTTGGACCGCGGTCTCGTATGGAATACGTTCGGCAGGCGCGTCGGGATCGCCGGGCAAACTATCTTTACGGCTATAAGGAAATTGTGCACTTCCCGTTACCCCATCTTTTGCAAATCGTACTCTAAAGGTTCCGACGGCATTGTCAGGAACGAGGACGTATCCGGTGACTTCCACCGAAGGGGAGCCTTGAAGAACGAACTCAGTGTTGATTTGTAGTCGAACGGCGTTCCCTTCGCCGGAGTTGTCTATAAACCCCGTGAATCGTACTTTCGCAGCCTTATCGACTTGAACTTTAATTTCTGAGAGTTCAACTCCCGAACCAAGTTGAACTGCCACCGGAACTTCAAGCGAAAGATCCTCGGCTATTTCAACCTCGAAATCCCCGGCTGTAGCTCCGGGCCCGATGTCGATAGCACCTCCAAAAACAACATTGGGTACTTCATTGAGAAACTCAAGGCCAGGAACTTGGAACTCAACCGTGGCTTTCACCCGGGGACTACCATTGTCGACATAAGGTTTAATGTCTTTGATTTCGATAGGAAGTGGGATGTTGATCTCATTTAGCGCCTCTCCCAGTAACTTGCTAGCCGCGTTCTCAATAGTACTCTCGTCTAAGATCACTTCGGCTTCGGAAAAATCCAAGCTCGGTGGCTCGAGAATGAATTTGACCTTCCTAAACTTGGCAGTGATTCCGTTGTAATTCGCTAGGACAGTAAGTTCTGTTTCTTTGGCAAAGATTTGGTCGACACCATCGACGATCTGGATTTCGAGTACTTGACCTGCCCCTATGGCAATGACACGTTTTTCCTTCAATGCGGGCGCGATGGTTGCCCTCAGGTAGAGCAGAGGCTCAGAGATTTCGCCTGAGAGGAAAACGTCGATCTGCTCTGCAATAGATTGAAGCTCCTCGATTTCGGCCAGGAACTCGTCGCGAGTGGCTTCCAGACGATCTCGTCCGGCCTGTAGCCGCCCCATTGCTAATTCAGCCTTTTCCTTCAGCTCATTTACCTCGGCCTCAAGAAGCAAGAATTCGGCAATGACCTCCGAGTCAGCTGCTTCGACGAGTAGCGGCTTGATGGCTTCTTGCAATAGTTGTTCCAGGTCTTTGCGAATCTCTTCTTCTGCCACGACGGTATCAAAGATCTCGGTTGGCGTTTTCGATTTCAGCAGCGAGCTGGTCTCCCGAACGTCATCGATAGAGTCGCTCAATTCCTGCGAAATTTCCGCAATCTTCAATGCGCTCGCATAGTCTAGACTTTCCAAAGGAAGATCCGTGGAGAAAGCACTGGACGCTGTAAGAAAAACGAACAATGAACAACAAACTGCTAGAAATCGAAACACGGCTTAACCTCAGTAAGTGAGAGACAATGGTGCTCGGCTGCAATGAGGCGAGGGCGTTTTCACACATTCCACCCATGGCGAAACAACAGACTTTGATAACTTATTGATGAGAATGACAGACTAAGTAGTTACACATGTCTAGTCAAATAGATTTCTGATATTCTCTGACACTGCTACTCCCATTGATATTACTCAGTAGCGGTCGTGCTTTACAATATTCTTCTACAATTCACTCTGCACCAATTGTTATGCTGTCTTTCACGCCTTCGATTATCTTCATAACAACGTTCAGAACCGCGGTACTTATAGTGAGGACACTCCATAACATGCGCATTTACCAGCATTACATTTCGCTACCGACAACTGGGCATTTACATACCTTTGGCATTCCATTTTTGAAGAACATTTGCCTTATTGAAAACCAATCTTCCGTTTTCGATTCCCAGTAATGAGCACTCAACAAAACAATCTGACCAACGCGGCTCCGCTGTCGTAGCCAGCGTCGGCCAAGATGCGATGCAACCGAACACGTTTCGCTGCCTGACCGAACAGCTCTTGAAATTCGTCCACATCCGGTCGCGGTCCGTTGCCGACACGAACCGCAAGAATGAAGTGCTTGCCGACGTCGCTCACGAGGCTTAGCTTAGTAAATTGCTGCTAAACATCGGTTTTCCACGGTCTATCCTTCGTTTTCCGTCGCCGTACGAAGTAGGCACTGGCACAAGTCGCTTCGAGCCCTGTCGAATCGATTGCCGCATCTGGTACCCGCTTCCGACGCCCGATCTGCTTCGCCACGGTCTCATCCAAAAGTGACTGAAACGACTCAGAAGCGAGTAATCGCTGGGCCGCTTTTTGCAGCGTTGTATAGTGCGGAATGTAGTCGAGTTCGATCGCTTCGGCGAGCGACGAACAGTCGAGAAGCTGCTCGGTGATCCTACGATAATCAAGCCGCTGAAAGTTCTTCGGCACCAGGCAGGCAACGCCTGCTTAGCGACAGCCCAAGCAGTGACCAAAACATCCAACGGAGATTTACTCGTAACGCTCATTAAGAACTGCTACGTTGGAAATCCCGCTAGCGGGTCATAGAAATCCTTGAGTTTTCTACAAAGCCAGAGGAACCCTATTTCGGCCATTCTGAAGCCGAAACTTAAGAGGCAAAGGTCGCGATTCGATGGACTCGAAACCGCCCGCTACTATCGGTCGCTTCTTGACTCAGGCGAGTTCACAACAAGGGCCAAACTTGGTCGGTTTCTCGGTGTGAGTCTAGCTTGGTTGACCCAAGTGCTGCGACGACTGCAGACATGCAATATAGATTGATTTCGGTTTGTCCAACCGCTGTGAAATACGGCAACCTAACTTTGCAGAGGTACCACTATTTTAGCTTTCCCCTTATAACATCGGGCGCTGCGTTGCATGAACTCTGTACCCTTACCTTGATCACCTCAATCTCTTAGGGTACTTTCCGAACGCGAACGGAGTGGGGTGAGCCGTTTCGAAAGAATGCTAAGGGTTGTTCACTGAACAACATGGCATACCGGTTACCGCGGCTCTAACAAGTAACCTGTACGACGCGTGGAACCAGGGGTTTTTCGCTGGAATTCGTGACTCGGAGCACGCACCTCTTTTCAATCAGCTGATGCGCCACGTATGCTCTGTCAACTATCGGAGAAAACAGCAGCGCGCGGTGCAAGAGTTCAGTCAGATCCTCTGCTGTCAACAGGCACAATCCGTACGCGTGAAATGATTCCCCTGATTGCAAGATCGCGACGCGTTTCGTAAGAATCCTCTCACATACCTGACGTACAAGCCCGAGGTTGGAAGGTGACGGGCAGTGAAAGTCCAGCAGCGGAACGTGCCGCACGTGTCCGCTCGATAGTAAGACCTCCGAACAGATTCCAACATGTTCGCCAGCTCCCGCCACAACGCTTCGGAGCGCCCCAGACCGAAGCTCTTCAGCCGTTAGCCAGAACTCCTTGCCTCGAAGTTCTTGGTGTCGCTGCGCCTCTACCAAGAGGCCTCGAGCGTCTACCCCATCTTCCCCAAAAAGCGACAACAGAACGGAGTCCCAAAACGGTAGTCCTAGTTCTCCACGCAGATCCAGAGCACGTGCGATTGCGAGCGTTTCTGCTGCGTTTGGATTGTACCTGGATTGAAGCGGTGGTGGGTGACTGTAGCTGACGAATGACCATTTTCGGATCTCTTGCATTTCATCAACCATGCACTCAACCAATTCGATGGCATCGAGATTCAGAAGCTGATCGTTCGCTGTACTTGTCATTTTATTTGTAAGGACGTACTGCTCGCTCGACCTTGCGAAATAGTCCGTAGTTGAGCTCAGGGCGTTGTCTTTGTGTAACGACTCGCATGCGACGAATTTCGACAGGTGTCACGGGAAGAGGTGCGCTGACCCCGTCAACGACGATGCAGTTGAGCTCACGAATGCTATTTAGGTGACAATACGCAGCTCGCGTATTTCCCTGGATCACGATACTTTTCTCAGAAGAGGCTTCGACAACTGGCGGCGTTACAAGCGAGGCGAACTCACCGATCTCCACCTGTACCGGTCCAAACAGGTCCAAGCTGTAGGTATCGTAGAGGTTCGCGAGGGAAACAATCTGCCGATATTTGTACTCGCGAATATCCCCCGCAGTCAGAAACAACTCGCTAACCGGTAAGCGCTTGATTGAAAAACGCGCGTCGTTGTATTGGGCGACTCCCTTCTTCAGCAACTCGAAGTACCGATTTGACTGAACTGCAACCAACTTCGGTGATTGATTATTGCGCTGCGACGTGAATTTCTGTTCAACCATACTAAACAATGCGGAAACCGCAGCCGTATGCAGGTCTCCTGAGTACTTCGCCGCGGCCGGGCAGTCTCGTTCGGATTCCGCATGAAACACAACGGCCGAAAAATCGCCCACTTCCGAATTGCGAAATAGAAACCCCTCGAAGGGAACTTCGTCCGTTACGTGAACGTTGGGAATCATTTTGCGTACGAGGTCTCTGCGTTGCTTCTCTGCCGGATCGTTACTGGCGGTCTCAAGCAATACGCGAATTTCAATTCCTTTTCTGATCCAGTTGATCAATGTCGGAAACAGATCCCACGCCCATCGAGCTCTCCGAGACACGATGAATATCTCAGTGGGATTCTGGTCTCCAAGTTCGATAATCTCAAAGTAGGTGGCGTCCTCGTCGTCGCATTCAATTGCTCCGCCCGATTTGGACCGAACGTTCATAAGTTCATTCGCAATGAACGATTCTGTCGCCACTTTTCCTTTGCAGTAGAGGTCTCGAATCAATTCTCCATTCTCGTCGTTCGCCAACCTCTCAAAATCTGTTGCCGTCACGTTGCCAGTTGGAATTCTAATCTCATGTAGTTCCCGGTGTAATCGACACTGTAGCTCGGTCGCACCATCCACAATTACGTTTGTTAGGGCCTTCGTGAAATCAAAGAGATCGTCCGTGTCAGCTCGACGAAAATCGCTCTCAAGGCGGAAAGCCAAGATCTTTGATGAGGAAGGGCGACGTGCCCCTGTTGTCGGGCTGAATACGAAAAGGGGTAGGTTCGAGAGCATGCCGCCATCGACAAACTTGTTCTTACCGTGTCGAACGGCTTGGAAGAAAAACGGGATCGAACAGGAGGCCCTTACCGCGGTGCCGACAGGCTCTTCATTGGTACCAGGCTTGCTCCACACGTGAACTTTGGCTCCATCCACGTTTGATGCAACGACATACGTCGGTTTGACTAAGCTCCCAAACTGAATTGGTCGCGGCGCGTCTGGCAGAAGTTCAGCCAGTGCGTCATCCACCCAGGTTTCTATGTACGAAGAGGAATACAGCCCACCCCGTCGAAGGACTTCAGCCAATTCTTTGCTCTTCCAAGAGATCGCATACCTCGATAACCACCCAACGCTTGGCTCGACTGGATCAGGTTTTTGAAGAAAGCGTTCGAACTCGAGTTCGCTTAGTTTCTTCCAAACGAATTCAGGTGAGGCCCCGGCTCCAACCAGAACGGCGATGATTGAGCCCGCAGACGTACCCGCCACTTCGGCGAAGTGCACACCTGATTCGATTGCGGCGGCATATGCGCCTGCGAGTGCGGCACCACGACAACCGCCGCCCTGGAACACACCCAGACAACTCTTAAAAAATCTCGTCGAAGCCACGTCACGTCCTGCCCTTTTAAGTTGAATCAAACTGGCGTGGCTTAGTATATCAAAAGTTTGGGAGCATCTGCCAGATCCGCCCACGAAAGCATGTGACGGGAGTCGGCCTCGAGGCGAACTCCGAATTACCACGACACAGGGTTATTGATTATAACCGCACTCTCTCGGCAGTGAGTTGAACTTACCCAGACACTGTGGTTAGCTGGGCGCGGTTTAAGCTGATTCGAAGAACTGCTTCGAGTTCTTGGCAAGAATTACACACCGACGCAAATTACGAGTCTATGTAGATGCCCGAGGTTGCGTCGACCGAAGCAGCTTAGCGGATACTACCGTCATTTCACGAGAGGATTCGAACGATCT from Blastopirellula marina encodes the following:
- a CDS encoding patatin-like phospholipase family protein translates to MASTRFFKSCLGVFQGGGCRGAALAGAYAAAIESGVHFAEVAGTSAGSIIAVLVGAGASPEFVWKKLSELEFERFLQKPDPVEPSVGWLSRYAISWKSKELAEVLRRGGLYSSSYIETWVDDALAELLPDAPRPIQFGSLVKPTYVVASNVDGAKVHVWSKPGTNEEPVGTAVRASCSIPFFFQAVRHGKNKFVDGGMLSNLPLFVFSPTTGARRPSSSKILAFRLESDFRRADTDDLFDFTKALTNVIVDGATELQCRLHRELHEIRIPTGNVTATDFERLANDENGELIRDLYCKGKVATESFIANELMNVRSKSGGAIECDDEDATYFEIIELGDQNPTEIFIVSRRARWAWDLFPTLINWIRKGIEIRVLLETASNDPAEKQRRDLVRKMIPNVHVTDEVPFEGFLFRNSEVGDFSAVVFHAESERDCPAAAKYSGDLHTAAVSALFSMVEQKFTSQRNNQSPKLVAVQSNRYFELLKKGVAQYNDARFSIKRLPVSELFLTAGDIREYKYRQIVSLANLYDTYSLDLFGPVQVEIGEFASLVTPPVVEASSEKSIVIQGNTRAAYCHLNSIRELNCIVVDGVSAPLPVTPVEIRRMRVVTQRQRPELNYGLFRKVERAVRPYK